AATACACAGGAAAACCCACCTCTAGAGAAGTGCCATTCCAGTCAATGTCTAAATCAAATACCCCGAAATCAAGTGAATGTGGTTGTTTGAAATTCAGAATTCAGAGACTGACTGCACTTAGAAATGCTCACGGAAAGAAGTAGACCTTAAAGAAGATTGCCAGAGCCAGTTGCAAGAGAAATGCGGCGATCACCACAACATCATTCCCTTCGATATAAGTCTTGAGATTGAAGGCAACAAAGCATGAGGAGGCAGCACCAACAAGAATTATAATGATCCACCGAAAAGCCTCAACCGGGATAAGCAACAAAAACTGAATAGTCCAGGGAAATAAGTATCAGATGATTACAAGAATAACATATTATAAGTTATAAATTAATAACTTTCACCCAGGAATAGGATTTCTCCCTTTTGGGTAAGACAATATTTGGGTTGGCAATCAAAATACATAAAGGTGACCTGGGAGCAAGAAATGCCCTTGATGAATTGTTCCTCAATCTTGTTTACCCCCAAGACCAGGAAGTTTCTAATCTGAGCTTAAACAGAACTTGGGTTCCGATTAAGCACCTCTGCATAAGAAGATTTtaccttctctctttttctttcttttggtcaAAAGAATTTACTTATTTCTGCCATTGTCCTTCCAATGGTTTAATAACATTGAATTGGAGAGTCAAAAAGGGGggaaaacaaaagacaaaacTGATACCGAAGCAGAGAAGGCATGTACTTACAGAGGCTAAAACAAATATGAAGAGAGAGTATCCCCACATACACCAAAATCGAACAAGGCTGGCATTTGAGCCCAGATAGTGAAGCAAGAAATAAAATGCCAATGGCACCAAAATTGCATAACCGTAGACTGAAAAAGCTGCCAAATTCATGTAACTGACATTAAAGGCCCAAGAAGTACTGCTATCACTGTGCTTTTCCATGAGGTAGGTGGCACAGTTTCCAAGTGCAGCAAGCACAAACACTAACGTAGTGGAGATCCAGATTAGCCCATATCTGACACATTACAAAaattcacacaaaaaaagCCAAATATTATATGCTCATGTTAACTCAGTGCTGTatcaatataaaaaacatACTGCCATATGATTAGCTACTCCATCTTTTTTTACATGTAGCTACATTTCCTCCTTCTGATTAACATAATGCTTACAGATGAGGCAATGCAAACTTAAAACTCAAAGTGAAAGTGcgtatataatataagagaaACCAAAGATCAGAAACTCACAAATCAGGGTTTGCATCAATTTTGCTGAAAAAATCTCCACCATGGGGATATAAAGAACTAAGCAATCTGTTTAAGACAACGTCTGTATCCACATTGAAGTATTGTGTGTACGATGAAATATTAAATACTCCTCTCCAGTTGTTCGCCGGTTGTTGTTCAAATGTTTCTGCATGGATAGACAGAACGAGAGACCATTAAAACAGTAGAAAAAGTGGCAGGCATTGCAAATGAAATCAATATGCAACTTTACAGAGTTAAGAGGGAAAAatagttacttttttttaaggcAGGTTAAATATACatagaaaggaaaataaaaaataaaaaaaataaaaaaagagaggataaAATCAACCAGAAATcctttcaaaatttgatttgatggcCCAAACAAGCAATAGATTAAGTACGCATGTAAGAAGTAGATAtggtcaaaatcaaaaccattaCATCAGTAAACCACACTCCTACTGCCACTCAATTCAAAATAAAGTGAAAAAGTATTACACTCTCATGAAAGATGACAATGCCTTTCAAACGTATGCACCAGATATAAAACAAGGAAGTCAAATTCAAGAGTACAAActctaaaaaattctatttgaTATGGTAAactgcaaatttgcaatcgaAAACCACTCTCTGTCATCAAATTGCTAGATAAACAGAATAGTAAGCTGATGAACACAAGAAAATGTATCAAATAGATGTATTTCTTTAGAGTTATATACATTTTTGTCTTTCATTTATATAGCCCCATCTACATAATTTGGGGAAGATAACAGAGCACAGTCACAAGAAAGCATAAGAACTTTAATATCGTAAATGAAAACTCATACACAGTCACAAGGACACTCCTAAAACTTCAATCTGCAATGAAGAAAAACTACAGGTCAAATACTTCGGAACTCCCCAAGAACAACGTGCAGTATAGAAAGTAGAAAATGTCTCCCAATTTTGTTCCACTATTGATTAATTTTAGTTGCATCCTTTTATGGCAACCAAATTTAACACTCTTAGTCTGTTACAAAGTTGTTTTAGTGTACCTAAAAAGCACCCAAAATACTAAATTCTCCAGAAAAAAATGAGGATGATTGGGCGACTAAGTTCTACTCTGTATTCTTAAGAGATAAAACCCATATATAAAACACTTGAatgtaaattataaatttgaatGTCATACCACTTGTACTTCCAACAGTTTGATAACCACGCCCTTTCTCTCCTCCATTATTTGGGGGGAAGATTTGCAAGTTAGCTTCAGGTGCTGCATGAATTCAGAGAAAATTCTTCAaagtagggaaaaaaaaaattgaggtgAACCTTTAAATGTGAAGAATAAAGTATTGAGATAAATTAGAAACTAGGAAACAATTTAGAAACGAGCGGGCAAGTCTCATACCTTCATAGCTTGTGGTATTCTTATCTTTATCTTCACTTACGACAGCCTATCgaaatgagaaaaataaaaaataaaaaggtaaacCAAAGAATGTGTAATTTATTCGATATCAGAAAAgggaaacaacaacaacaaaaaggacTACAACTACTTTGAGTGGCCTAGTATAAGCACATCGGAAGCAAGTTTGTAAAAGAAGCTACTCTTTCATCATTAAAGAAATCAGCTCAAAAGGATATGatccaaaaagagaaagggcGATGCATTAATTAAAATCTTTCTTAAAAAGAAGAGTTACTAAGAAATTTCTCAACAGAATGTAAttacattttcaatatgtagCTTAATTTAAACTATAACTAATTGTAAGCTACACACGACAGCTCAGAAAAAGGGGTAAAAATCTCAAGGAGAAGATAAATTAAACCGACAATGTCTCTAAGCTATTGATCATCTGGGACtacaaattttctttcctctccTTTACTTTCCCTCATTTTCTCAGGAAACAAACAGAACGACAAGGTAGCTTACAATTTACAATAACATTTACGCAATGAGAATCTACATAAAGTTAATTGACCTTTTCCAAGCAAACAAGGTCGATTTGAAGATTCGTGAATTTGTGCACGCgaattatataaaatgaaacaaaaataaaatcaatcagAACTTACAGGGACTGAGCCGAGTAAATGGCTGGTAGGGAGGCCAGCGTAGGACTCGTCCATTGAGAAGAAAACCCTAACACAAAGGAAGCGAGAGAGAAGCTCTGCTTTGTAGCTCAGAGAGTCGGAGTCGAGAGACTTGGATTGAGATTACGGGCTCGGGGGTCTCTGGAGAGCTCTGAAACTGACGCAGAGACGAGCCCTAGACGTTGCTTTTCGTAAATTGGAAGGAACACAGAGAACGAGAGACTGACCGGTATAAGTTCGCCAGCTGTACCGCCACGCGCCTATTAATTCGTCGTTTGTGCGCGCGCGTTTACTTTTGCTTTCCAACTGTTGCACGTGACTGGGTGATGGGTATCACATGAGCTTTTTGGGCGGTTTTCATGTAATCCTGCTCCAATCTCAGGCCCATCAGTAATcaactgaaaaaaaattaaaaaatagaaatttgaaaaaagtgTCTGAGCCCGGGTTCGAACCGGGGACCTTTAGTGTGTGAGACTAACGTGATAACCAACTACACCACCCAGACGACTGATTATTACCTTTTACAAATAtctttatatatctttttattttggacgggtaattataaattaagcATAGCTGTTAATTGGCCTTCATTGTCTCCATTAATTTTGTCGAGTCTATCAACTTCTGTCAAGCTTCATTGCCTCCACCTACCTTCACCAACTTGttataataatgtacctagtaaaacaatttacctaatataatgaaccttttttttttctctaataatgtatACCTAGTAAAAGaatttacctagtataatgaactctttttttttccttctaaataatgtacctattttctataaattattgtgtacttatttttaatttataaaaaatgtatggaaatttcaattacaaaataattgacctgttttgttaatttttttgggtaaataatatacctatatttttataggaatatatttatatttatatttttcatatgtacattattggatatgtaatttacatatattttttttatttgcatgTTAAAGGGAAtgacaaccaaaagaaatcaGGCTACATCCACTGATTgttgtatttgtatatatatgtgtagaGATTACATAGGGATAGGCTAGAGCCTTTACAAatgggagaagagagagatctAGATGAAATGAGAGAGAGTTGCCGAGAgcactttcttttcttggctCCTTGTCTATTTTTAGGGTCCCTCTCCAACAAGGGGAGAGTCCCTTTTGTAGGAGAACAGCCACCGACTTCTATCCTTGGGCCTGCCGACGTGGCAGCCCATTAGAGGCCCACCCAAATGAGGTTGGACAGTGTGTCAATAGGATTATTGATACGTTGGCAGGGAGAGCACTctgtgttgtttgttttttgcttaGGTACTTGGCAGGCAGTCGTCAAATAGAATGAGAGGGTGGGGGCGGGTGGGGGCGGGGGCTATGGGTGAGGATGGGGTGGTCAGGTCGTGGGATTTACCCTTTACATCGTAGAAATCATTGTACCTTTGGCATATGCTTTATTCCTATAATTAATTGATATTGGGAATCGTTGAACATTTATATGGGACTGTATACtgtatattttgatatatatatatacacacacaatgGAATATCATCTATTCCCAaatttcttatatttataTCGAAGTTCAGAATTACCTGAGTTCttgtttccctttttcttttttaggggTGAAATCTGTGGCCGACGAGAGAGATTTAAGGGAAGAAGACGGAGGGAAGAAGACGatccaaaaaatgaaatgaaatgaaaaggaGGGAAGAggggctatacttttttttaaaatttgacagagtaaagccgggcggctatactatagtgtttattattattattttttaaatagtacGACTGAGCGGCtatacattttttaatttgcttatatttttatttttaaagcgtatagccgtgcgatTATAcgtttaaaatattctttaaAGTGACTTATTCAGGTTAGTGTCTTACTGTTGTctttgatctctctctctcttgttggTCATGGACTCAAATCTGTTACTCTCTTATAGGCAAATTTGATGGCTTCATTACCCAACATTATCATTAAGCTTCCAACATCATCATTAAGTTTTTGACTAAGCTTCCAACATCATCATTAAGCTTTTGACTAATACATCTTTCATGTGGGCTTCATCTCTCACTTTACAACACAACTTCCATTATGCTTTGATTCTtgttagaattttttatttaaacctcatacttttctttgttcactataatacttaaatcattaagcttttaagttttattattgtgcaaaaagacaaaaaaaagtcATTCAACTAGATATTTAACCCTAGTACATCTATACACACACCCCAtcactcttcatattaagttttagaaaaacacaaactcattTACACCCTATTGTCAGATTACTCTTCTCCTCCAATCTAAGAAACCTACTACACTCTCATATTCTcttcacaaaccctaaataCGGTATGCAAATAGTGGCTTGTGGGTCGTCAATTGAGGTATGTAATGTGAGATCATTTCTTGGTTTGGGACTCCTCCAACAGAATTATTGAGGATGTTGTGATTAAAGAATTGTTGTAATTATAAGGTTGAGGTGAACTTAGAGTAGTGAGGGGCAAGATAGCGGGGAGTGAGAGGCAAGATAGCGGGGTGTGAGGTGTGAGGTTgattagttatatatatatatatatgtatatatattctgCTTGGTGTGTATTTAGGGGTAGTTTAGGAAGATAtgattttcttagaaatttaaaaaatttgaattagaagttggggtgaacaaagagaagtgcggggtttaaataaaaaaactcttcttgttattgtatttttatattttagtgATATATGATTGTatttaaatatgaattatgCTAGTTGGTCAGATAGTATGCTCGTCCTCTTGCACCCGAGTTTGATCAATCTCCCTCTATATTATGTATGAACTTAGAAAAACACTTTGACAAAATATATGGGGttgtttgaatatattttgtatattaGATTAGAACGCTTTGTCTAGAAATAGGGTTGTATAAATATGTTttgcatattttatttatttacaataCAAGTAATAGCCTAAACTATAAGATGAGGAGGTTTCTCAAACACACACTATCAATGTGTCATGGAGATTCAAACATAAGATTACTTATCTGCAAGTCAAAACCTCTTCCCATGGGACTATACCCGATTAACAATACATCTTAAATTAGGTTAGAGtaacaaatagtatagctatCCCGCTATACtccttgtttttattattatttttaaaaatagactTGTTTTGACACGTAGTGCCTAATCGcgagggtccttttttttaaattaaaaaatcgtACAACCGCatggctatactcagtttttaaaatttattaaaacagtatagccgcacggctatacaatTTTACACGTGGGCTCCTGGGCACTGTGCAGCGTCgtagaggtggtggtggtaccACTAACTCCACCTTCATCACCACCGCTACCTCTACTCCATCACTACCACTACAACCAGATGATTAGTACATAACACTTTTAACATCAtgtctattttagtcattattcacaattacaacaattttatattaaaatttactaAACGGTTTTGACACTGCTTTTTGTACTAAcaacattttaaaaatattatttaccaaacatagagctgctttactttacaattaattattttcaaaacacaacagaatcaatttttttttaaaaaagtgacAAGCAAACCCAAACTGGCCTAAATCTTATTGTTTCAATCAGTCTTTGTtacaaatcataaaataattgaagaagaTACACCCTTGCCAGCACTTTACCCTGCTTCGTCGGGCATTTTGGCAGTTAGGCTTCGTCTTCAACCTCTCGCATTACCTTCTGCATTTCTAAACCAAAAAACTAGGGATACAGAGTGAGGTTTCAACTCAAGTTCAGTCCAATTAAGGCCTCGTTTGGTTTTCCAAAAATGTCACTCACCACCattttcctcctcctcctctacttctctctcttcacctTCCTCACCACTCACTCCAAACCCCATCTCCCTTCCCCATACCTCTCACCCACCACAATCTTCCCAAACTACCAAAACATGCTCAAATCTTTCAAAATCTTCATCTACAACCCTAACACGCCCTTCACCTTCAACTCTCCATCTCAGTCCCTCTTCTACACCACTCTGACTCTCCAAGATAGCGTCTTCGTCACTCAAGACGCTGAGCAAGCCCAGCTCTTCTTCGTCCCCTTCCCTTCCGATCTCTCCACGCGCTCCATCGCGCGTCTCATCAGAGGCCTTCGCAATGATCTTCCCTACTGGAACCGCACCCTCGGAGCTGACCATTTTTACCTGTCCTGTGCGGGTATCGGGTACGAATCGGACCGAAATCTCGTTGAGCTCAAGAAAAACTCGATCCAGATCTCGTGCTTTCCGACGCCGGCCGGTAAGTTCATACCTCACAAGGACATTTCCCTCCCTCCGCTCGCGAGCTCTCACGCACCAACAAACAAAACGACGAGGTTTTTGGGCTATGCCAGGTTCAATTGGCTAAAGGAGTCAACGTTGGTCAACGAATTGAGCAGCGACCCGGAGTTTCTGATCGAATCCGAACCGTCGGATCTGAATTCTTATGCGGAGAGAATCGCCAGCAGTAAGTTCTGTTTGTTCGAGTATGGAGGAGGCGATGTTTCGGGTATCGGCGAGGCGTTGCGTTTCGGGTGTGTGCCCGCGGTGGTTACTGACCGTCCGATCCAGGACCTGCCGTTCTCGGACGTGCTGAGGTGGCAGGAGATCGCGGTATTCGTGGAACGTAGAGGGGTTGGGGAACTAAAGCGTGTGCTGGCTCGCACGTGCGGGGACCGGCATGAGAAAATGAAGGGGTTGGGCGTGACTGCGAGTCGGCATTTTGTGTGGAATGAGACACCGCAGCCGTTGGATTCGTTTCATACGTTGATGTATCAGCTGTGGTTGAGACGGCACACCATCAGATACGTGCGGAGAGAATCGGCTTAGAGATTCTAATCGCTGTTGGATGATGGAATGAATTTTGTCAGTTTGTTTAGAGagtatatgtatgtatgtaattTTAACCGATTGAGATTCTACTCACCGCTTGATACGGTTGGGAACTTGGGTTGAGGGACAAGCCTTTCACAATTGATGGATGGGATTCGAGAGGCACAATGTAATATTATGATTCGGAATGGTTTGATAACGTCTCAAATAACTAaatcaaactatttatttagTCTCCCATTTGGTTTGCTCATTTCTTTTCATAAGTAACGAAACAAAAATTATCTAGTTTCGTGGTACACATAAGAGAATTTATacataaaattaaacaatGCCTTGACAAAACTTCTTTATGTTTAAGATCGAGACATTGcaaaaatttattaatataGTGATTTAGAGTAATTGTTTCTTCAAGTAAGGTTGTGAGTTTGAATTCTAGTATTCATTTAGTTTGTGTGAGTTTAGCatattagagcatctccaagggagatgtcaattaccaaacatcaaatttaaatttgatgactAATGTGGCAATTTAACATTTATACAGTTTTACACTCCACCCAAtatgtcaaataaataattattataacagtCAAATATTTcaagataaaaaagaaaaaaaatattcatatgACATCTTACTTTTGGGATGTCAAAAGTAATAGCTGAACTTCCAGTCTTCATTCTACATCATCTTTGACAATTCAGTTGGAGTGATGAGAGATGTTATTTCTAGACGTTAAATATCACTTTTGACATATCGGTTAGAAATACTCTTATCCTCCTTTCCAATCGAAAAGATCCTAAAAATAGATTGAGAGtcattaattgtttttttttatggtataACTGAAATTTGGACagtgtttttattaattaaggtttgaATCATTATTTGCCGTTGGATGGGATCTAACGGCaggtaaacaaaaaaaaaaaaaaaaaaacccgcGACTAAGACAGTCGGAAGAATCCAACGCACTGCGAAGTGGTTTGTTTCGGTCGCTCGTCATCACCATGTCTTGTTCCTTACTTCCTTAGTTTTCCACCTTTCAACCCCAATCCCATAATCTTGTTCTGCATAATACCCACCCTTAATATATGTAACTTTCGATTTGATTCAGATCTAAACCAACCCAAGTCGCCATGGGAGAAGGTAAATACAACACAACCCAccatctccttcttcttctcctttccGTTTGTTGCTGTTCATGCTTCTGTTAGTGGTATTAAATTATGCATGTCTGACTTTTGAAGGTGGCGATGGCTCTTCGAAACCAACTCCTTATGAAGAGGCATTGGATGCTTTGTCCTCTTTAATCACAAAACGCAGTCGTGCCGATACGAGCAACAACGGGGACTGCTTCGAACTGCTATCTGACTATCTCAAAGTAATTTTCTTTACTTCCCAAATTACATACTTTCATATTTGAACTGATATCTACAAGTAAATTAATGGCAAATGGaaccaaaaattcaatttgtgTAGATATTGGAGTTAGACGAGCCAATTTCACAGTTGAAGATTATTCATGTGGCTGGCACCAAAGGAAAGGTACTCATGTTGCATCttcttgttatttatttatttattttcttagagAACCCAAATAATTTTACTTTGGTACGAGAAAGTGAACCAACTCTTGCTTTGTGTGTCAATCTCACCACAGTAgcaaagtttttgttttggtcacTCTCCAGTTTTTCTACCATGCTCTtcgaatttttcttttaactgATTAAACCAAgatagcaatttttttttgtacaaattctgttttcctgttttcagTTCTTAATTTATCTTTCACAGAGCATCTCTTTGTAGTGTGGTTCTGTACTTAGACTGGCTTAGTCACTTATTGCTGTATGATATGGGACTCATTatgccttttttctttttgggcgTTGCAATAGGGATCTACCTGCACCTTCACAGAATCAATATTACGCCATTGTGGCTTTCGCACAGGACTTTTCACATCTCCTCATCTCATTGATGTTCGAGAAAGATTTCGTTTGGATGGGTGAGTTTCATATTGGCATGCATGTAATATTATATAACTTCCATGTTAACAAGTGAATTTTATGTATTATCATTATCATTTTATGTGTTTCTTTGCACTATcgtttttctttgaaattcaaataaagCTATAATTTTTGAAGAAGTTGCTTGGTTGTTGTAGTTATCAAGTCATTGTTCATCTGTTCCATTTCATGTTTGCGTGCTTTTGCAAGTTTTGGAACTGCTAAAGTATCTAGtgctttttgttctttagTACAGAGCATAGTGAATTTTTATTCTGTCTGTTGCCTTCTAGATTTGTCcttgattaaattttcttgttCTCGTTGGATGGTACAGTGTGGACATCAGCGAAGAGAAATTTTTAGCATATTTCTGGTGGTGTTTTGAGAGACTAAAGGTAATCCATGTTTGATTCATGTTATCTTTGTTGGACGTCTTTTTAACCTTTCTATGCCTGtgtttatatttttgaattaGCACGTTTTCATGCTACTATATATTGATCAATGTAAAATGTTGTCTTATCTTCTATCccaaacttttttctttcaatgttTTTGCCTAAATTGTTTAATCATGATGGTTATCTCAAAGTGTGTGTATCTCAAATGCAGGAAAAAGCTAGTGATGGTATACCAATGCCTTCCTACTTTCGCTTCCTTGCCTTGCTTGCCTTCAAGATATTTGCTGCAGAAGAGGTTTGATACGTATCTTTTTAGTTGCTTTCATGTATAATCCTTCCTGTCCGAACTGTTCTTGATATCAATGGTGAATCAGAAATATTGCTTTTAATTTAATCTTCCATGCAGGTAGATGTTGCTATCTTGGAGGTTGGGTTAGGTGGAAAGTATGATGCAACAAATGTGGTATGTGTAATGGTATTTGAGTACAAATTCCATTAATTCAGTTACTTTGGAAATAACTAAGTGTAGATGCCTTAACATTTCAGGTTAAGGCACCTGTTGTTTGTGGTGTATCTTCCCTTGGATATGACCACATGGAGATTCTTGGTTAGTTTTCTCCTTCTCAAACCTACGTAATTACATGTGAGTAATTGATACATTTAATTGAAGATACAATTATAAAGAAACATATGCAAATGTTTTCTGCATTTGCAATGTGACACAATTATCTATTGGATGCTATAATCatgataaatataatatatgttggAAAATGCTCTCTTGCCTAATAGTTTGGTATGTTATGCTATCGAACTGTCAATTTGGACTATTAATTAAGGGGATTCTTGTTTGCATGTGTGGCCCAAATTGTCTGTTTGACAACATGTCATAGCAGATATCCACAAGAGAACATTTCCCCATACATGTATGTCTAGCACGCATCACCGCTCTGAAATTAGTTATGTCTAACACGCAtgattgcttttcttttctttgctggATACTA
Above is a window of Prunus persica cultivar Lovell chromosome G2, Prunus_persica_NCBIv2, whole genome shotgun sequence DNA encoding:
- the LOC18787155 gene encoding protein YIPF1 homolog, giving the protein MDESYAGLPTSHLLGSVPAVVSEDKDKNTTSYEAPEANLQIFPPNNGGEKGRGYQTVGSTSETFEQQPANNWRGVFNISSYTQYFNVDTDVVLNRLLSSLYPHGGDFFSKIDANPDLYGLIWISTTLVFVLAALGNCATYLMEKHSDSSTSWAFNVSYMNLAAFSVYGYAILVPLAFYFLLHYLGSNASLVRFWCMWGYSLFIFVLASFLLLIPVEAFRWIIIILVGAASSCFVAFNLKTYIEGNDVVVIAAFLLQLALAIFFKVYFFP
- the LOC109947460 gene encoding probable glycosyltransferase At5g25310, giving the protein MSLTTIFLLLLYFSLFTFLTTHSKPHLPSPYLSPTTIFPNYQNMLKSFKIFIYNPNTPFTFNSPSQSLFYTTLTLQDSVFVTQDAEQAQLFFVPFPSDLSTRSIARLIRGLRNDLPYWNRTLGADHFYLSCAGIGYESDRNLVELKKNSIQISCFPTPAGKFIPHKDISLPPLASSHAPTNKTTRFLGYARFNWLKESTLVNELSSDPEFLIESEPSDLNSYAERIASSKFCLFEYGGGDVSGIGEALRFGCVPAVVTDRPIQDLPFSDVLRWQEIAVFVERRGVGELKRVLARTCGDRHEKMKGLGVTASRHFVWNETPQPLDSFHTLMYQLWLRRHTIRYVRRESA